The window GGTGGTGCCGCTGTTCGCCACCAATGCCCTCGATGGGCTGCCGCTGCCGCTGTATGGCGACGGCCGTCAGATGCGCGAATACCAATACGTGGTCGACCACTGCGAAGCCATCGACCTGGTGCTGCACAAAGGCGAATTGGGCCAGGCGTACAACATCGGCACCGGCGTGGAGATGGAAAACGTGACGATGGTGGAGATTTTGCTGGAAACGCTGGACCGCCCCCACGACCTGATTCGCCACGTAGCCGACCGGCCGGGCCACGACCGACGTTACAGCCTGAACATTAACAAGATCAGGGCGTTGGGTTGGGAACCGCGTCACAGCGCCGCCGACGCTATCCGCAAAACGGCCGTCTGGTACCGCGACAACGAATGGTGGTGGCGCAAAATCAAAAGCGGCGAGTTCCGCCAATATTACGAAGCCCAATACGGCGAACGCCTGCGGGCTACCCAGGCATGACCGGCATGTCCTGGCAGCCACTTCAATGGGAGCCGCGTTTCCTGGCTTTTCTGCAACAACAGATGACTCTGGGCGGCGCGACCGACGCCGCCCACGACCTGGCCCATGTGCGCCGGGTGGTGGCTGCGGCCACCCGACTGGCGGCCAGCGAAGGGGCAGACATGGCCGTCGTCGGGCCGGCCGCCTGGCTGCACGACTGTGTGATTGTGCCCAAAAATTCACCACAGCGGTCGCAGGCGTCCCGATGGGCGGCGGAAACGGCCGTCACGTTCCTCCGCGCCAGCCAATACCCCGCTCAACACCTGGAGGCCATCGCCCACGCCATCGTCGCCCACAGCTTTTCCGCCGCCATCCCACCGCAGACAATTGAGGCCAAAGTGGTGCAAGACGCCGACCGGTTGGACGCGCTGGGGGCCATCGGCATGGCCCGCGCGTTCATGGTCGGCGGCGCGTTGGCCCGCCCGTTGTACGACGAAGCCGATCCCTTCTGCCGCCAACGCCCGCCCGACGACGCCACAGCCACTCTGGACCACTTCTACACAAAGCTCTTTAAGCTGCCCGGTACGATGCAAACGGCCGCCGGCCGCGCCGAAGCGGAGCGCCGCGCCGCTTTTATGCAGACGTTTTTGGCGCAGTTGGCCGCCGAAATTGGCGGCTAGCACACCCAAACCTCCCCAACGGTATCTCTACGCTTGCCTGAGTTTCTAATTAAGAACGGCCGTCACCCTTGCCGCGCGTGTTATAATCCCGACCGGATGGGTTTCCAAAACCTGTCAGGTCTTATGAGGGAATTATGCAAGTTGCTTTACCAGAACGGCCGTCACCGAG of the Candidatus Leptovillus gracilis genome contains:
- a CDS encoding HD domain-containing protein, whose protein sequence is MSWQPLQWEPRFLAFLQQQMTLGGATDAAHDLAHVRRVVAAATRLAASEGADMAVVGPAAWLHDCVIVPKNSPQRSQASRWAAETAVTFLRASQYPAQHLEAIAHAIVAHSFSAAIPPQTIEAKVVQDADRLDALGAIGMARAFMVGGALARPLYDEADPFCRQRPPDDATATLDHFYTKLFKLPGTMQTAAGRAEAERRAAFMQTFLAQLAAEIGG